From a single Sulfolobus sp. E5-1-F genomic region:
- a CDS encoding respiratory chain complex I subunit 1 family protein, producing the protein MAPNDAQMIASTISQVIAVVLLSPLYQGIYDKGKAIIEGRNGPSIFQPYYDIIKLLRKETVISSNSSTIFIYAPYIVFGIYLLISFVIPVVYPAPILFTPTVDFLGGALLFSLAAFIKMIASLESGSNFVALGVSRILSFTFLSEATLITVFFGVALITGTNNPYVTLDYISQSISHYFQLDHIFVSVSFFMLWLFETGKLPVESPGLSEMGMIDDGVLYEYSGKLLGILKWGSYIKQYLLGSVLLNVFIFPWFLQVGTIGALIDIGVMFIKWLLLILISIIINTTLAKLRLFKVQDYLAIAFLLSLFSLTLTILLG; encoded by the coding sequence ATGGCGCCAAATGATGCTCAAATGATAGCTTCAACAATAAGTCAAGTTATTGCAGTGGTTCTGCTATCTCCTTTATATCAAGGAATTTATGATAAAGGAAAAGCTATAATTGAAGGACGAAATGGGCCTAGTATCTTCCAACCTTACTACGATATAATTAAACTCTTAAGAAAAGAAACTGTTATTTCAAGCAATTCGTCAACAATATTTATTTATGCTCCTTACATAGTTTTTGGGATTTATCTCCTGATTTCTTTTGTCATCCCAGTAGTTTATCCTGCACCAATACTATTTACCCCCACGGTGGACTTTCTAGGCGGAGCGTTACTCTTTTCCTTAGCTGCATTCATAAAAATGATTGCCTCTCTTGAAAGCGGAAGTAACTTCGTAGCATTGGGAGTAAGTAGAATACTATCTTTCACTTTCTTATCTGAAGCTACATTAATAACTGTTTTCTTTGGTGTAGCTCTCATAACTGGTACAAATAACCCTTACGTAACATTAGACTATATTTCTCAGAGCATTTCTCATTACTTTCAATTGGATCACATCTTTGTCTCAGTCTCATTCTTCATGTTATGGCTTTTTGAAACCGGTAAATTACCCGTGGAAAGCCCTGGGCTAAGTGAGATGGGCATGATTGACGATGGAGTTCTCTATGAATATAGTGGAAAATTACTTGGAATATTAAAATGGGGTTCTTACATCAAACAATATTTGTTAGGATCTGTACTCTTAAACGTTTTCATATTCCCTTGGTTTTTGCAAGTTGGCACTATAGGTGCATTAATAGACATTGGTGTGATGTTCATTAAATGGCTACTACTAATCCTAATAAGCATAATAATTAACACTACACTAGCTAAACTAAGGTTATTCAAGGTTCAAGATTATCTAGCAATAGCATTCCTCCTTTCCCTATTCTCACTAACGCTTACCATCTTGTTGGGGTGA
- a CDS encoding hydrogenase: MNSSEILELFSTFIVISALYIQGQAYFKPAIYVQAIQSTLIAILGFYLGITLSSIDYIVLGITILILRSILITIFLFRGLKEKPGIRESSRGVASELILDLIFSIIASLLIYYSVLKKINIITEINNTLILLFAFILLFQGLFLIISRRSTIFQFLGFIEEENSTILLGILLLPIPFLIEVSIFLDVLGLVIVSSILTLEKIEHSRLDELKG; the protein is encoded by the coding sequence ATGAATAGTTCAGAAATTTTGGAGTTATTTTCAACCTTTATAGTAATTTCTGCACTTTACATTCAAGGACAAGCTTACTTTAAACCAGCAATATACGTCCAAGCTATTCAATCCACTCTTATCGCAATCCTAGGCTTCTATTTAGGAATAACACTTTCTTCTATCGATTATATAGTTTTAGGAATAACAATACTAATACTTAGATCTATACTAATTACAATATTTTTATTCAGGGGATTAAAAGAAAAACCAGGTATTAGGGAAAGCTCTAGAGGAGTAGCTTCCGAGCTAATATTAGATCTGATATTTTCTATTATAGCTTCCCTACTAATATATTATTCAGTTCTGAAAAAAATAAATATAATTACAGAAATTAACAATACGTTGATTTTGTTATTCGCCTTCATCTTGCTCTTTCAAGGACTATTTCTAATTATTTCTAGAAGAAGTACAATCTTTCAATTTCTAGGTTTCATAGAAGAAGAAAACTCTACCATTCTCCTTGGCATTTTACTATTACCTATTCCATTTCTAATAGAAGTGAGTATATTTCTTGACGTTTTGGGATTAGTCATTGTTTCCTCAATTCTAACACTAGAAAAAATAGAACACTCAAGATTAGACGAATTAAAAGGGTGA
- a CDS encoding proton-conducting transporter membrane subunit: MDVEPLLLLLIPILINIGFFKLKLIKVLSILSALLTILISLSLYFLTPIITTFFLITKFTTFFLLMITSIYLLSTLYSINYIKPSRIVSERLYYILLNSFVTSMIFTVIVNNYGLMWVGIELTTVTSALLIVAEASETSLEATWRYIIIVSAGVTLALFSIILIYYNYHTLTITEITPENNIITRLAVALALIGFGTKAGVFPMYTWLPDAHSEAPSPISALFSGVLLPAAAYVLYMVYLINPLINIFVIFSTLSIITTSIILLNQWHIKRMFAYSTIENMNLALLGLVLGQPLGAIILLLSHAFGKAGAFYSSGIIVKILEEKRIENIDGLYSKLKLTSASLLMSSLAVTGTPPFATFIGEFLILQTLIQKGYTIEFVLILASLATAFISINYNITKIIFTQKGINQTNLKEPTLITFISLISSIIPLILGILLLVILP; the protein is encoded by the coding sequence ATGGATGTAGAACCACTCCTCTTACTATTAATCCCCATTTTAATCAATATAGGTTTCTTCAAACTTAAACTAATCAAAGTACTCTCTATACTATCAGCATTATTAACTATACTCATTAGCCTCTCCCTCTACTTCTTAACGCCAATTATAACCACTTTTTTCTTAATCACCAAATTTACCACATTTTTCCTATTAATGATCACATCCATTTATCTCCTATCTACCCTCTACTCTATAAATTATATAAAACCAAGTAGAATAGTTAGCGAAAGATTATATTACATCCTACTAAATTCCTTCGTGACCTCAATGATCTTCACTGTAATTGTAAACAATTACGGGCTAATGTGGGTTGGGATAGAACTCACAACCGTAACTTCCGCTCTTTTAATAGTCGCAGAGGCATCTGAGACATCCTTGGAAGCTACATGGAGATACATAATTATAGTATCAGCTGGAGTAACCCTAGCCCTATTCTCAATCATTTTGATTTACTATAACTATCATACACTCACGATAACGGAAATAACACCAGAAAACAACATAATAACTAGGCTCGCAGTAGCCTTAGCTTTAATAGGATTTGGAACAAAAGCCGGAGTTTTCCCCATGTATACGTGGTTACCCGACGCTCATAGCGAAGCGCCCTCTCCAATAAGTGCACTATTCTCCGGGGTGCTACTTCCAGCTGCGGCTTACGTTTTATACATGGTATATCTAATAAACCCCTTAATCAATATCTTTGTGATATTCTCTACTCTATCTATAATAACTACGTCGATTATCTTACTCAATCAATGGCATATAAAGAGAATGTTTGCATACTCTACAATAGAAAACATGAACTTAGCCTTACTTGGACTAGTATTAGGGCAACCGCTTGGAGCGATAATTCTACTCCTTTCACACGCGTTCGGAAAAGCAGGGGCCTTTTATTCAAGTGGAATAATAGTAAAAATTCTCGAAGAAAAAAGGATTGAAAATATAGATGGTTTATATTCCAAATTGAAATTAACTTCAGCTTCACTACTGATGTCATCCCTAGCAGTAACAGGGACACCACCCTTTGCAACCTTCATAGGAGAATTCCTTATATTACAAACATTAATTCAAAAAGGATATACCATAGAATTTGTGCTTATATTAGCGTCCTTAGCAACAGCGTTCATCTCAATAAACTATAACATCACTAAAATAATATTTACACAAAAAGGAATAAACCAGACAAATTTAAAAGAACCTACTTTAATTACATTTATTTCACTCATATCATCTATAATTCCTCTCATTCTCGGTATACTTTTACTGGTGATCTTACCATGA
- a CDS encoding formate hydrogenlyase → MRYYKWSQQGEGRKIGKLGNYCLYEKTITEGKCEETQKPFTPQTYGSFRFIYGPSAGGLLESIKFVITTNGEKILGIEAEVYKNRTIKISGLPIDDAILKVERINAPFSASHTIAFLLSIEDALELELDYQTLLKRIAEIELERIRNHLFVIARLAETASLNVPTFHLLHLVEEVNRLIGKSCGHRYFFGVNSLNEVRCDFGNLLKIIDITKEFKQIFDGLVESRIFIDRLQENGKIKDENSVGPSARAAGFDYDARKDFKVLPYDDLGFKTITTHESDSFGRFLVRGLEILESSKMLVALYDMIKNNNTNYEKTKESYKKVGEGLVRVESPSGDLAYYVNLDNGIVKSVSLLTPSQVNLSLFLKSVTNTIFTDFQFNWESYGIWVSELGVKLE, encoded by the coding sequence ATGAGGTACTATAAATGGTCTCAACAAGGTGAGGGGAGGAAAATAGGCAAGCTAGGAAATTATTGTCTTTATGAAAAAACGATAACTGAAGGGAAATGTGAGGAAACACAAAAACCTTTTACACCACAAACATATGGCTCATTTAGGTTCATATATGGACCCTCAGCTGGTGGCTTACTTGAGTCGATAAAGTTCGTAATTACAACTAATGGTGAAAAGATCCTTGGAATAGAAGCTGAAGTTTACAAAAACAGAACAATAAAAATTAGTGGATTGCCAATCGACGATGCGATACTTAAAGTAGAGAGAATAAATGCGCCATTTAGTGCTTCGCATACCATAGCCTTTTTGCTTTCTATTGAAGACGCTCTGGAGCTAGAGCTAGACTATCAAACCCTTCTGAAGAGAATAGCTGAAATAGAACTAGAAAGGATAAGAAACCACTTATTCGTAATAGCAAGATTAGCTGAAACTGCCTCGCTAAATGTGCCTACATTTCACCTCTTACATCTCGTTGAAGAGGTAAATAGACTTATAGGCAAAAGTTGCGGTCATAGATACTTCTTTGGCGTTAATTCGCTAAACGAGGTTAGATGTGACTTTGGAAATTTATTAAAGATAATTGATATTACCAAGGAATTCAAGCAAATCTTCGATGGATTAGTTGAAAGTAGAATTTTCATAGATAGACTACAAGAGAATGGAAAGATTAAAGATGAGAATAGTGTGGGGCCTTCTGCAAGGGCTGCTGGATTCGATTATGATGCAAGAAAGGACTTTAAAGTCTTGCCGTATGACGATTTAGGATTTAAAACTATTACCACACATGAATCAGATTCATTCGGAAGATTCCTCGTCAGAGGGCTAGAAATATTGGAGTCCTCAAAAATGCTAGTAGCACTATATGATATGATAAAAAACAATAATACTAATTATGAGAAAACAAAGGAAAGTTATAAAAAAGTAGGAGAGGGACTGGTAAGAGTCGAGAGTCCCTCGGGTGATTTAGCCTATTACGTTAATTTAGATAACGGTATTGTAAAGTCAGTATCACTTCTCACTCCTTCACAAGTTAATCTTAGTTTATTTTTGAAGAGTGTGACCAATACAATATTCACTGATTTTCAATTCAACTGGGAAAGTTATGGAATCTGGGTTAGTGAACTCGGGGTGAAGTTAGAATGA
- a CDS encoding NADH-quinone oxidoreductase subunit B family protein: MKNWWFIRGLRKGIMTEKYPKELPEWSTEIQGQGNANCPTNAIKDEKWIKEKCIFCRRCYPNYKPNLNPRIYTVKKTQPLFKKSFYLYPIDSGSCGGCNMELKLLSSPEYDMTRFGIFFTNTPRHADALIIMGVLTEKMKEVLRKAYDAMPEPKVIILLGACAISGGIIGEGIPLEAAIEIAGCPPNPFTILEALTRVKEK; the protein is encoded by the coding sequence ATGAAAAACTGGTGGTTCATAAGAGGTTTAAGAAAAGGAATTATGACAGAAAAATATCCAAAGGAATTACCGGAATGGAGTACTGAAATACAAGGTCAAGGAAATGCCAACTGTCCAACAAATGCCATAAAGGATGAAAAATGGATAAAGGAAAAGTGCATATTTTGCAGAAGATGCTATCCTAACTATAAACCTAATCTTAATCCAAGGATATATACAGTGAAGAAAACCCAGCCACTCTTCAAAAAATCGTTTTATCTTTATCCAATAGACTCTGGTTCATGCGGAGGATGCAATATGGAACTAAAATTATTATCATCACCAGAGTACGATATGACAAGATTCGGCATATTTTTCACCAATACTCCAAGGCATGCAGACGCGTTAATAATAATGGGAGTGTTAACGGAAAAAATGAAAGAAGTTCTGAGAAAAGCTTACGATGCAATGCCAGAGCCCAAAGTAATAATATTATTAGGTGCTTGTGCAATATCTGGAGGAATAATAGGTGAAGGAATACCACTAGAGGCTGCTATTGAAATCGCTGGTTGCCCACCGAATCCCTTCACGATACTTGAAGCATTAACAAGGGTGAAGGAAAAATGA